In a single window of the Allobranchiibius huperziae genome:
- a CDS encoding ankyrin repeat domain-containing protein, translating to MTDASPDPALVEIGHACADFARTGDADRLAAYVDRGVPVDLTDASGNTLLMLAAYHGHASAVKALIERGADVNRLNDRGQSPLAGAVFKGEDTIVWVLLEAGADVDAGSPSAAQTAELFGQGDLLR from the coding sequence GTGACCGACGCCTCTCCCGACCCCGCCCTGGTGGAGATCGGTCACGCCTGCGCGGACTTCGCCCGGACCGGCGACGCCGATCGGCTCGCAGCGTACGTCGACCGGGGTGTCCCGGTGGACCTCACCGACGCCTCGGGAAACACGCTGCTGATGCTCGCGGCGTACCACGGGCACGCCTCCGCGGTGAAGGCGCTGATCGAGCGCGGAGCCGACGTCAACCGGCTCAACGACCGGGGGCAGTCGCCGTTGGCCGGCGCCGTCTTCAAGGGTGAGGACACCATCGTGTGGGTGCTGCTCGAGGCCGGCGCAGACGTCGACGCCGGCAGCCCGTCCGCAGCCCAGACGGCAGAACTCTTCGGCCAAGGCGACCTGCTGCGCTGA
- a CDS encoding thioesterase family protein yields MTSAASVPAFYTSLGAGHYRPSISVQGAWRPDEQHMAPVSGLITEELIRHEPREGMRIARLSFEILGLIPLQDLHIEVRTLRPGRTIELLEADLTIGGRTIVRARAWRLQLSDTADVEGSELPAMPAPQDCLAYAEGGAEWQGAFIASLEWRTASDGREGRRGVWVRSAAALLEDEPADPMSSFVMLVDAANGSATRMRPTQMMFPNVDLGIHLVRAPDPAWVGLDTAVTFGADGVGLTSTTLNDVAGPVGRAEQILTVRHFPS; encoded by the coding sequence ATGACGTCCGCCGCCTCGGTGCCTGCCTTCTACACATCTCTCGGGGCGGGGCACTACCGGCCGAGCATCTCGGTGCAGGGCGCCTGGCGCCCCGACGAGCAGCACATGGCGCCGGTGAGCGGGCTGATCACGGAGGAGCTGATCCGGCACGAGCCGCGCGAGGGCATGCGCATCGCCCGGCTCAGCTTCGAGATCCTGGGGCTCATCCCGCTGCAGGACCTGCACATCGAGGTGCGCACCCTGCGCCCGGGGCGCACGATCGAGCTGCTGGAGGCCGACCTGACGATCGGCGGCCGCACCATCGTGCGGGCGCGGGCCTGGCGTCTGCAGCTCAGCGACACCGCCGATGTCGAGGGCAGCGAACTGCCCGCCATGCCGGCCCCGCAGGACTGCCTCGCCTACGCCGAGGGGGGCGCCGAGTGGCAGGGCGCGTTCATCGCGTCGCTGGAGTGGCGCACAGCGTCCGACGGGCGCGAAGGCCGCCGTGGGGTGTGGGTGCGAAGTGCCGCCGCGCTTCTGGAGGACGAACCGGCCGACCCGATGTCGTCATTCGTGATGCTCGTCGACGCCGCGAACGGCAGCGCCACCCGGATGCGACCCACGCAGATGATGTTCCCGAACGTCGACCTGGGCATCCACCTGGTCCGCGCTCCCGATCCCGCGTGGGTGGGACTGGACACTGCGGTGACCTTCGGCGCGGACGGGGTGGGACTGACCTCCACCACCCTCAACGACGTCGCCGGGCCCGTCGGTCGCGCTGAACAGATCCTCACGGTGCGGCACTTCCCCAGCTGA
- a CDS encoding thiamine ABC transporter substrate-binding protein, with translation MKFTIMSVCAVIALPALAGCAVSGSEAAGPPDHTSAKNRQVVLVTHDSWAVPPSVLADFTKTTGYQVKVQASGDAGQLANSLVLTKGDPTGDVTFGIDNTFASRVADSGALQAYSPPLPAGAATYALSGAPAAMLTPIDYSDVCVNVDDAWFAKHHRTAPSSMTDLTSPAYKGLFVSPGAATSSPGLAFLLASIAKYGQGGWQGYWKELMANGAKLTSGWSDAWGVDYTAGGGKGDRPIVLSYNTSPADTVTAGKSTTSALMDSCFQEQEYAGVLKGARNTAGAQAFIRFMLGRTFQTSMPGSMYVFPVDRGATVPADWKSFVKTPRKPLSLPASQISAQRDRWISQWQDVTS, from the coding sequence GTGAAGTTCACCATCATGTCCGTGTGCGCGGTCATCGCACTGCCCGCCCTGGCCGGCTGCGCGGTGAGCGGCAGTGAGGCCGCCGGTCCGCCGGACCACACCTCGGCGAAGAACCGTCAGGTGGTGCTGGTCACCCACGACTCGTGGGCCGTGCCCCCGTCGGTCCTCGCCGACTTCACCAAGACGACCGGCTACCAGGTCAAGGTGCAGGCCTCCGGCGACGCCGGCCAGCTCGCCAACTCCCTGGTGCTCACCAAGGGCGACCCCACCGGCGACGTCACCTTCGGCATCGACAACACCTTCGCCTCACGGGTGGCGGATTCGGGCGCACTGCAGGCATATTCGCCGCCTCTACCAGCCGGTGCCGCCACGTACGCGCTGAGCGGTGCGCCGGCCGCGATGCTCACGCCGATCGACTACAGCGACGTCTGCGTCAATGTCGACGATGCGTGGTTCGCCAAGCACCACCGCACGGCGCCGAGCAGCATGACCGACCTGACCAGCCCGGCGTACAAGGGACTCTTCGTCAGCCCGGGTGCCGCCACCTCATCACCGGGCCTGGCCTTCCTGCTCGCCTCCATCGCGAAGTACGGGCAGGGCGGCTGGCAGGGGTATTGGAAGGAGCTGATGGCGAACGGCGCCAAGCTCACCAGCGGCTGGAGCGACGCGTGGGGAGTCGACTACACGGCTGGCGGCGGCAAGGGTGATCGGCCGATCGTGCTGTCCTACAACACGTCTCCGGCCGATACCGTCACGGCGGGTAAGTCGACCACCTCGGCGTTGATGGACAGTTGTTTCCAGGAGCAGGAGTACGCCGGGGTGCTCAAGGGCGCCAGGAACACTGCCGGGGCGCAGGCGTTCATCCGCTTCATGCTGGGGCGCACGTTCCAGACCTCGATGCCGGGCAGCATGTATGTCTTCCCCGTCGACCGGGGCGCAACGGTGCCGGCCGACTGGAAGTCCTTCGTGAAGACGCCGCGCAAGCCCCTCAGCCTGCCCGCCTCGCAGATCAGCGCGCAGCGGGACCGGTGGATCAGCCAGTGGCAGGACGTCACCTCGTAG
- a CDS encoding S53 family peptidase — translation MRKSPVIAALALASASALTGALTPSASAAGSGVQQAHSCTQKVAKGYATCFAVKLENTKGAAVNAAGRSITPRAISGKTPTDIRSAYKLAGLNSGGRTVAIVDAYGYPNAERDLGVYRSQFGLSSCTKANGCLTIENQSGSTTSLPSTDVGWDQEQALDLDAVSAACPDCKILLVQASSASNANLGTAVNTAAKKSGVVAISNSYGGGDSSDSTYGKYYNHPGIAVTASTGDDGYQGASYPASSHYVTAVGGTSLYTASNTRGWTESAWSGAGSGCTTLNTAPSGQNSAVTHCSGRAMADVSAVADPNTGLAVYAPTSSTSSSWAQYGGTSLSSPIVASVYALSGNTAGYANTLPYAHTSGLFDVTSGSNGSCSYYCSAQSGWDGPTGLGTPNGTSAF, via the coding sequence ATGCGCAAGTCCCCCGTTATCGCCGCGCTCGCCCTGGCATCCGCCTCGGCGCTCACCGGCGCCCTCACCCCATCTGCGTCTGCAGCCGGATCCGGTGTGCAGCAAGCACATTCGTGTACGCAGAAGGTCGCCAAGGGCTACGCCACCTGCTTCGCGGTGAAGCTGGAGAACACCAAGGGTGCCGCGGTCAACGCCGCCGGCCGTTCGATCACCCCGAGGGCCATCTCCGGCAAGACCCCGACCGACATCCGCAGCGCGTACAAGCTCGCCGGTCTGAACTCGGGCGGCCGCACGGTGGCCATCGTCGACGCATACGGCTACCCGAACGCCGAGCGCGACCTGGGCGTCTACCGCAGCCAGTTCGGTCTGTCGTCGTGCACGAAGGCCAACGGCTGCCTCACGATCGAGAACCAGTCCGGCAGCACGACCTCCCTCCCCAGCACCGACGTGGGCTGGGACCAGGAGCAGGCGCTCGACCTCGACGCCGTGTCGGCCGCGTGCCCCGACTGCAAGATCCTCCTCGTTCAGGCCAGCTCGGCCTCCAACGCCAACCTCGGCACGGCGGTCAACACCGCCGCGAAGAAGTCCGGTGTCGTCGCGATCTCCAACAGCTACGGCGGCGGCGACAGCTCCGACTCCACCTACGGCAAGTACTACAACCACCCCGGCATCGCGGTCACGGCTTCCACAGGTGACGACGGCTACCAGGGCGCCAGCTACCCCGCGTCCTCGCACTACGTCACCGCGGTCGGCGGGACCTCGCTCTACACCGCGTCCAACACCCGTGGCTGGACCGAGTCCGCATGGAGCGGCGCCGGTTCGGGTTGCACCACGCTGAACACCGCTCCGAGCGGCCAGAACTCGGCCGTCACGCACTGCTCCGGCCGTGCCATGGCGGACGTGTCGGCGGTCGCCGACCCCAACACGGGTCTCGCGGTCTACGCGCCCACCAGCTCGACCTCGTCCTCGTGGGCGCAGTACGGCGGCACGTCGCTGTCCTCGCCGATCGTCGCCTCGGTCTACGCGCTGTCCGGCAACACTGCGGGCTACGCGAACACCCTTCCCTACGCCCACACCTCGGGTCTGTTCGACGTGACGAGCGGTAGCAACGGGTCCTGCTCCTACTACTGCTCCGCGCAGAGCGGCTGGGACGGCCCGACCGGTCTCGGTACCCCGAACGGCACCTCCGCTTTCTGA
- a CDS encoding DUF4235 domain-containing protein, giving the protein MGSIAWKVLSAATRLASTRVATKVTQTGWRAATGKKAPSDRYEPERSHAEATAFAVISAAMLAGATTLVERKVADYYMRSTGELAPPMQKAIDKREKKLQKEAEKR; this is encoded by the coding sequence ATGGGTTCGATTGCGTGGAAGGTGCTCTCCGCGGCGACTCGGCTGGCCTCCACCCGGGTCGCGACCAAGGTCACCCAGACCGGGTGGCGCGCCGCGACCGGCAAGAAGGCCCCCTCGGACCGTTACGAGCCCGAGCGCTCGCATGCCGAGGCCACTGCGTTCGCCGTCATCTCGGCCGCGATGCTTGCGGGTGCTACGACCCTGGTCGAGCGCAAGGTCGCCGACTACTACATGCGCTCCACCGGCGAACTCGCCCCGCCAATGCAGAAGGCGATCGACAAGCGCGAGAAGAAGCTTCAGAAGGAAGCCGAGAAGCGCTGA
- a CDS encoding serpin family protein, protein MTLPDLMCRYAERFAALGRGEHHVASPLGAWLVLALAAPAASGELADEIADALGADVDAAHRAAVELLAHPHPAVSAAAAAWVREGLPGLNAWLSTLPAEVETGPIPTQGQADSWAREHTLGLIDRFPVDTSDLAVLLVSALATRVTWLTRFDTADAADLRGPWSSTLHRVLRASRLPGHDAYITETERAGRVAVHRALADGLVVTSVIAEATAAPGDVLAAAHDVAVARAQHGADAVSVSLFDLPLGDHALWTITEEEGVNPGEHVDALLPAWHANSAHDLTAEPKLGFVAAGHALQQLARLKGPIDAKQTALARYGRRGFEAAAVTHVAMATSARRAEPSGLHRTATLRFGHPYAVVATAHGTEPDDPWEGLPVFSAWISKPEDAQE, encoded by the coding sequence ATGACACTCCCCGACCTTATGTGTCGCTACGCCGAGCGGTTCGCCGCATTGGGGCGGGGAGAACACCACGTCGCGTCACCGTTGGGCGCCTGGCTGGTGCTCGCGCTGGCCGCACCTGCGGCGTCCGGCGAGCTGGCGGATGAGATCGCCGACGCCCTCGGCGCCGATGTCGACGCCGCGCATCGTGCGGCGGTGGAACTCCTCGCGCATCCGCATCCGGCGGTGTCCGCCGCGGCGGCCGCGTGGGTGCGAGAGGGCCTGCCCGGTTTGAACGCGTGGCTGTCCACGCTGCCCGCAGAGGTCGAGACCGGCCCCATTCCGACCCAGGGTCAGGCCGACTCATGGGCGCGAGAGCACACTCTCGGCCTCATCGACCGGTTCCCCGTCGACACCTCTGACCTCGCCGTCCTGCTCGTGTCGGCGCTGGCGACCCGGGTCACCTGGCTGACACGGTTCGATACTGCTGACGCGGCCGACCTACGCGGGCCGTGGAGCAGCACCCTGCACCGGGTGCTGCGCGCATCTCGCCTGCCAGGACACGATGCGTACATCACCGAGACCGAACGGGCCGGGCGCGTCGCCGTCCACCGCGCACTGGCCGACGGGCTCGTGGTCACCTCGGTGATCGCCGAGGCCACCGCGGCGCCGGGCGATGTCCTCGCGGCCGCGCACGACGTAGCGGTCGCCCGGGCCCAGCACGGCGCGGACGCAGTGTCGGTGTCGCTGTTCGATCTTCCTCTGGGCGATCACGCGCTGTGGACGATCACCGAGGAGGAGGGGGTCAACCCGGGCGAGCACGTGGATGCGCTGCTACCTGCGTGGCATGCCAACAGCGCGCACGACCTGACCGCCGAGCCGAAGCTGGGGTTCGTCGCCGCCGGGCACGCGCTTCAGCAGCTCGCCCGCCTCAAGGGACCGATCGATGCCAAGCAGACCGCGCTCGCCCGGTACGGCCGCCGCGGGTTCGAAGCCGCCGCCGTCACCCACGTCGCGATGGCCACAAGTGCTCGCAGAGCGGAGCCGTCGGGTCTGCACCGCACCGCGACCCTGCGGTTCGGTCATCCGTACGCCGTCGTGGCCACGGCGCACGGGACCGAACCCGACGATCCGTGGGAGGGTCTGCCCGTCTTCTCCGCATGGATCAGCAAACCTGAGGACGCGCAGGAGTGA
- a CDS encoding oxygenase MpaB family protein, giving the protein MLPLVRVPTGGAQRALGRLLRSKVAGDDAPAKAKGIWEAEGPRWFTPDDPIWRVHQHAAMFPGGVAALLLQSLHPSAMAGVAGHSGFRGDPWGRLQRTSYYIAATTFGTIEHAEEVIAHVASIHERVRGRTDDGTPYAASDPDLLSWVHVAEIHSFLTAFQMYAGASERLSAQEADTYVSQARTASTLLGARDLPADVTELREQLHSYRAVLRSTPAAVDACHFLLREPPLPRAAKPGYVLVARGGVAALPNWARRGLGQSGLDVARRADTVAGSLSVATITWAMSGLRDAEERAA; this is encoded by the coding sequence ATGCTTCCTCTCGTGCGAGTCCCGACCGGCGGTGCGCAGCGCGCGCTCGGCCGGTTGTTGCGCTCCAAGGTGGCCGGTGACGACGCCCCCGCCAAGGCCAAGGGCATCTGGGAGGCCGAGGGACCGCGGTGGTTCACCCCTGACGACCCGATCTGGCGTGTCCACCAGCACGCCGCGATGTTCCCCGGCGGAGTGGCGGCGCTGCTGTTGCAGTCACTGCACCCTTCGGCGATGGCCGGGGTCGCCGGGCACAGCGGCTTCCGCGGCGACCCGTGGGGTCGGTTGCAGCGCACCAGCTACTACATCGCCGCGACCACCTTCGGCACCATCGAGCACGCCGAGGAGGTCATCGCCCACGTCGCCTCGATCCACGAGCGTGTCCGCGGTCGCACCGACGACGGCACGCCGTACGCCGCGTCCGATCCCGATCTGCTGAGCTGGGTCCACGTGGCCGAGATCCACAGCTTCCTCACGGCCTTCCAGATGTACGCCGGCGCTAGCGAACGGCTCTCGGCGCAGGAGGCGGACACGTATGTCTCCCAGGCCCGTACAGCCTCCACGCTCCTCGGCGCACGCGATCTGCCGGCCGACGTGACGGAGCTTCGCGAGCAGCTGCATTCCTACCGGGCGGTCCTACGGTCCACGCCTGCCGCGGTCGACGCCTGTCATTTCCTGCTGCGTGAGCCGCCGCTTCCGCGAGCGGCCAAGCCGGGTTACGTCCTCGTCGCACGCGGTGGAGTCGCCGCACTGCCCAACTGGGCGCGTCGCGGCCTCGGGCAGTCCGGGCTGGACGTCGCGCGCCGAGCCGACACCGTCGCGGGCTCGCTCAGCGTCGCCACGATCACCTGGGCGATGTCCGGGTTGCGCGACGCCGAAGAGCGCGCAGCCTGA
- the hutI gene encoding imidazolonepropionase yields the protein MTSTVVTNIGELVTVDGTRGDELGIVHDAALIATDGRIDWIGSASAAPAADRSVDVEGRCVLPGFVDSHSHLVFAGDRSAEFEARMTGTPYDGGGIALTMAATRAATDDELRALVGRRVAEMRAQGTTTVEIKSGYGLTAHDEARALRIAGEFTTETTYLGAHVVPPDARDDRAAYLDLVTGDMLAACAPHARWIDVFCEPHSPHAFTEEESRRVLRAGQDAGLFARVHGNQLGPGPGVLLAVEVGAASVDHCTYLTGEDVEALAGSDTVATLLPGVEFSTRSPYPDGGALLDAGVRVALATDCNPGTCYSSSMPFVIALAVREMGMTPAQAVRAATAGSAAALRRDDIGVLRVGARADLTALDAPSYRHLPYRPGVPLAHVILDGR from the coding sequence ATGACCAGCACCGTCGTCACCAACATCGGCGAGCTCGTCACCGTCGACGGCACCCGCGGCGACGAGCTGGGCATCGTCCACGACGCCGCGCTGATCGCGACCGACGGCCGTATCGACTGGATCGGCAGCGCATCCGCCGCGCCTGCGGCCGATCGGTCCGTCGATGTCGAAGGCCGCTGCGTTCTGCCGGGATTCGTCGACAGCCACTCCCACCTCGTCTTCGCCGGCGACCGCTCGGCGGAGTTCGAGGCCCGGATGACCGGCACGCCGTACGACGGGGGCGGTATCGCTCTCACGATGGCGGCGACCCGCGCGGCGACCGACGACGAGCTGCGGGCCCTGGTCGGGCGCCGGGTCGCCGAGATGCGCGCGCAGGGCACCACCACGGTGGAGATCAAGAGCGGCTACGGCCTCACCGCGCACGACGAGGCGCGGGCGTTGCGGATCGCGGGGGAGTTCACCACCGAGACCACCTATCTGGGCGCCCACGTGGTCCCGCCCGACGCGCGTGACGACCGCGCTGCGTACCTCGACCTGGTGACGGGCGACATGCTGGCCGCCTGCGCGCCGCACGCCCGCTGGATCGACGTCTTCTGCGAGCCGCACAGCCCGCACGCCTTCACCGAGGAGGAGTCGCGGCGGGTGCTGCGTGCGGGGCAGGACGCCGGGTTGTTCGCGCGGGTGCACGGCAACCAGCTCGGACCCGGTCCGGGCGTGCTCCTCGCCGTCGAGGTCGGCGCGGCGAGCGTCGACCACTGCACCTACCTGACCGGCGAGGATGTCGAGGCCCTCGCCGGCTCCGACACCGTGGCGACCCTGCTGCCCGGTGTGGAGTTCTCCACGCGCTCGCCGTACCCCGACGGGGGTGCGCTGCTCGACGCCGGCGTGCGGGTCGCGCTCGCCACCGACTGCAACCCCGGCACCTGCTATTCCAGCTCCATGCCGTTCGTCATCGCGCTCGCGGTGCGCGAGATGGGGATGACGCCCGCGCAGGCCGTCCGTGCGGCGACCGCCGGGAGCGCCGCAGCTCTGCGTCGGGACGACATCGGCGTGCTCCGGGTCGGTGCCCGGGCCGATCTCACCGCCCTGGATGCCCCCAGCTATCGACATCTGCCCTACCGGCCCGGCGTCCCGCTGGCTCACGTGATTCTGGACGGACGCTGA
- a CDS encoding ABC transporter permease — translation MRVNGLHRWWPAAVAVVPLAFLAVFFVLPVGGMLARGLHPDGHWALGEAVAVFGRPRERRVVLFTLGIATLGTAVTTLLGLPVAYALYRLRIPGAGVLRALVATPFVLPTVVVGVAFRTLLVSSGPLGFLGLDGTWIAIALALVFFNLSVVVRTVGSAWAGLDARPQEAAAALGAGPVRVFATVTLPALAPTILSAVTIVFLFCATAFGVVLTMGGLRYSTIETEIYQQTTDVFDLRTAAVLSIAQFVVVILLLVVVERARAGVRHQSARAGVGQRRHPTRRDLPVLASTAAVVVFLVLPLASLVVRSLHADGGWSLENYRRLGTTGDGGALLVPVGDAIASSWRIAVDATLLSVVLGLAVAITVAYRPNGRSGGRRRRRLAVLDAVFMLPLGISAVTVGFGFIVTLNRPPLDLRDSQILIPIAQALVALPLVVRTVAPALAAIDDRQRQAAASLGAGRLQVVRTVDLPVVWRPLLAATGFAFAVSLGEFGATSFLARPAHPTLPVVIYQLIGHPGGDNFGMALAASVLLALMTAAVMAAVESLRVGSVGRF, via the coding sequence ATGAGAGTCAACGGTCTTCACCGATGGTGGCCGGCTGCGGTCGCTGTGGTGCCGCTCGCCTTCCTCGCGGTGTTCTTCGTGCTTCCCGTCGGCGGGATGCTCGCCCGCGGACTGCATCCGGACGGCCACTGGGCACTCGGTGAGGCCGTCGCCGTCTTCGGACGCCCGCGCGAGCGCCGGGTGGTCCTCTTCACCCTGGGCATCGCCACGCTCGGCACAGCGGTGACCACGCTGCTGGGCCTGCCGGTCGCGTACGCGCTCTACCGGCTTCGGATCCCGGGCGCCGGGGTGCTGCGGGCGCTGGTCGCCACCCCGTTCGTGCTGCCGACCGTCGTGGTCGGCGTCGCGTTCCGCACGCTGCTCGTGAGCTCCGGGCCCCTCGGCTTCCTCGGTCTCGACGGCACCTGGATCGCGATCGCCCTGGCGCTGGTGTTCTTCAACCTGTCGGTGGTCGTGCGCACCGTCGGCAGCGCCTGGGCCGGCCTGGATGCGCGCCCCCAGGAAGCCGCCGCGGCGCTGGGGGCCGGACCGGTGCGGGTCTTCGCGACCGTCACGCTCCCTGCGCTGGCGCCGACGATCCTGTCGGCGGTCACGATCGTCTTCCTCTTCTGCGCCACGGCGTTCGGTGTGGTGCTGACGATGGGCGGGCTGCGCTATAGCACGATCGAGACCGAGATCTATCAGCAGACCACCGACGTCTTCGACCTGCGCACGGCGGCCGTCCTCTCGATCGCCCAGTTCGTGGTGGTGATCCTGCTCCTGGTCGTGGTCGAACGCGCTCGCGCCGGCGTGCGGCACCAATCGGCGCGCGCCGGGGTGGGACAGCGACGTCACCCCACCCGTCGCGACCTTCCCGTCCTCGCATCGACGGCCGCCGTCGTGGTGTTCCTGGTGCTGCCCCTCGCGAGCCTGGTCGTGCGTTCGCTGCATGCCGACGGCGGATGGAGCCTGGAGAACTACCGGCGCCTCGGCACGACGGGTGATGGTGGTGCGCTGCTGGTGCCGGTCGGCGACGCGATCGCCAGCTCGTGGCGCATCGCCGTCGACGCCACGCTGTTGTCAGTGGTGCTGGGGCTCGCCGTGGCGATCACCGTCGCCTACCGACCGAACGGTCGGTCAGGCGGTCGCCGTCGGCGTCGACTCGCCGTACTCGACGCCGTCTTCATGTTGCCTCTCGGAATATCAGCGGTGACAGTTGGATTCGGTTTCATCGTCACTCTGAATCGACCGCCCCTCGACCTACGCGACTCGCAGATCCTGATCCCCATCGCCCAGGCATTGGTTGCGCTTCCCCTCGTCGTGCGCACCGTGGCACCCGCGCTGGCCGCCATCGACGACCGGCAGCGCCAGGCCGCAGCGAGCCTGGGGGCCGGCCGCCTGCAGGTCGTGCGCACCGTCGATCTCCCCGTCGTATGGCGACCGTTGCTCGCGGCGACCGGTTTCGCCTTCGCGGTGTCGCTGGGCGAGTTCGGTGCCACCAGTTTCCTGGCGCGCCCGGCCCATCCGACCCTCCCGGTGGTCATCTACCAGCTCATCGGGCATCCGGGCGGCGACAACTTCGGGATGGCGCTCGCGGCGTCCGTCCTGCTCGCCCTCATGACCGCCGCGGTGATGGCCGCGGTGGAGAGTCTGCGCGTGGGATCGGTGGGCCGGTTCTGA
- a CDS encoding ABC transporter ATP-binding protein — protein MGELQIQDVSVSFDGSPAVDGVDLTVSTGYTLAVLGPSGCGKSTLLRVVAGLQRPDRGRVIFDGVDLTQTPTHRRGFALMFQDGQLFAHLDVAQNVAYALRRRRLPRAVVRARVAELLDLVGLAGLQDRRPGSLSGGQQQRVALARALAAEPRLLLLDEPLSALDTALREQLAIQLRDVLRTTGTTAIMVTHDQEEAFAVADDVALLRDGRVVQHGPALEVWRAPVDADAARFLGYRTVLPAEAGLSLGHPGSPIALRRNALRLDRDGPIEATVLSSAADPDGVRVMVRIEGLGDLPAVTDGPAPERGAQVRLRVQPSSVAKLPDVGRSVTSRTD, from the coding sequence ATGGGGGAGCTACAGATCCAGGACGTCAGTGTCAGCTTCGACGGGTCGCCCGCGGTCGATGGGGTCGATCTGACGGTGTCCACTGGTTACACGCTCGCGGTGCTCGGCCCCTCCGGATGCGGCAAGTCGACCCTGCTGCGCGTGGTCGCGGGACTGCAGCGACCCGATCGCGGGCGGGTGATCTTCGACGGCGTCGACCTGACGCAGACGCCCACCCATCGCAGGGGGTTCGCGCTGATGTTCCAGGACGGCCAGCTCTTCGCCCATCTCGACGTCGCGCAGAACGTGGCGTACGCGCTGCGTCGTCGCCGGCTCCCGCGGGCGGTCGTGCGGGCCCGGGTGGCGGAGCTGCTCGACCTCGTCGGCCTCGCCGGGCTGCAGGACCGGCGGCCCGGCTCTCTGTCCGGCGGCCAGCAGCAGCGGGTCGCACTGGCTCGAGCGCTCGCCGCCGAACCACGACTCCTCCTGCTGGACGAACCGCTGTCCGCCCTCGACACCGCGTTGCGCGAGCAGCTCGCGATCCAGCTGCGGGACGTGCTGCGGACGACCGGGACGACGGCGATCATGGTGACCCACGACCAGGAGGAGGCGTTCGCCGTCGCCGACGACGTTGCGCTGCTGCGCGACGGCCGCGTCGTCCAGCACGGGCCCGCGCTGGAGGTCTGGCGCGCCCCCGTCGATGCCGATGCCGCGCGCTTCCTCGGCTACCGGACAGTGCTGCCGGCTGAGGCGGGACTGTCGCTGGGACACCCCGGTTCCCCGATAGCGCTGCGCCGCAACGCACTCCGGCTCGACCGCGACGGGCCCATCGAGGCCACGGTGCTGTCGAGCGCAGCAGACCCGGACGGCGTACGGGTCATGGTCAGGATCGAGGGCCTGGGCGATCTGCCCGCAGTCACCGACGGGCCCGCGCCTGAGCGCGGGGCGCAGGTGCGGCTGCGGGTGCAGCCCTCGTCGGTCGCGAAGCTGCCCGATGTCGGCAGGTCGGTCACCTCCCGGACAGACTGA